One region of Salinibacter grassmerensis genomic DNA includes:
- a CDS encoding glycoside hydrolase family 13 protein has product MTTPDWAKHAVFYQIFPDRFARSGEVEAQDAVRLKPWGTPPEEQGVQGGDLYGVIDRLDYLDALGVTALYLTPIFASAANHRYHTYDYYEVDPLLGGTEALRALLDAAHTRGMRVVLDGVFNHASRGFWPFHHVLENGPDSPYVDWFKIKDWPLRPYASDQPHNYAAWYGIPALPEFNTDHPPVQNFLLDVARHWIEFGIDGWRLDVPREIETDGFWEAFRTVTKDADPEAYLVGEIWDEAPSWLQGNRFDGLMNYPLLDVTLSFFGAGSLRDYSKAHLTFDPIDAPALADELDRLLALYRWEATCAQLNLLDSHDMARAQWILNNNTAAFRQAVLFLMTMPGTPCIYYGDEIGLSAAGDPHCREAFPRDEADWDTDLLSFYRSATALRHRHEVLRTGRVEVLHASGRTLVLRRTLGDATALIAFNAGPDAAQVVLETAALPTGPLSAAWPPSADAPLSASSSPLALSLPPRGTRVWTTD; this is encoded by the coding sequence ATGACGACTCCCGACTGGGCCAAGCACGCCGTCTTCTATCAGATCTTCCCCGACCGCTTCGCCCGGAGCGGTGAGGTGGAGGCGCAGGACGCGGTACGGCTGAAGCCGTGGGGCACGCCGCCCGAGGAGCAGGGGGTCCAGGGCGGGGACCTGTACGGGGTCATCGACCGGCTCGACTACCTCGACGCCCTGGGCGTAACGGCCCTCTACCTCACTCCCATCTTCGCCTCGGCGGCCAACCACCGCTACCACACCTACGACTACTACGAGGTGGATCCCCTGCTGGGCGGCACCGAGGCCCTGCGTGCACTGCTCGACGCGGCCCACACCCGAGGCATGCGGGTCGTCCTGGACGGCGTCTTCAACCACGCGAGTCGCGGCTTCTGGCCCTTTCACCATGTCCTCGAGAACGGGCCCGACTCGCCCTACGTGGACTGGTTCAAGATCAAGGACTGGCCCCTCCGCCCCTACGCCTCCGATCAGCCTCACAACTACGCTGCCTGGTACGGCATTCCCGCCCTGCCCGAGTTCAACACCGACCATCCACCGGTGCAGAACTTTCTCCTCGACGTGGCCCGCCATTGGATCGAGTTCGGGATCGATGGGTGGCGCCTCGACGTGCCCCGCGAGATTGAGACGGACGGCTTCTGGGAAGCCTTCCGCACGGTCACAAAGGACGCCGATCCAGAGGCCTACCTCGTGGGCGAAATCTGGGACGAGGCCCCGTCCTGGCTCCAGGGCAACCGGTTCGACGGCCTCATGAACTACCCGCTGCTCGACGTCACCCTCAGCTTTTTCGGGGCCGGATCGCTGCGCGACTACTCGAAGGCCCATCTCACGTTCGACCCAATCGACGCCCCGGCCCTCGCCGACGAACTGGACCGGCTTCTGGCGCTCTACAGGTGGGAGGCCACCTGTGCCCAACTCAACCTGCTCGACAGCCACGACATGGCCCGGGCGCAGTGGATTCTGAACAACAACACCGCCGCGTTCCGCCAGGCCGTCCTCTTTCTCATGACGATGCCGGGCACACCCTGCATCTACTACGGCGACGAAATCGGGCTCTCGGCGGCTGGGGATCCGCACTGCCGCGAGGCGTTTCCGCGCGACGAAGCAGATTGGGACACGGACCTGCTCTCGTTCTACCGGTCGGCCACTGCCCTGCGCCACCGCCACGAGGTGCTGCGCACGGGTCGCGTCGAGGTCCTACATGCCAGCGGGCGGACGCTCGTGCTTCGACGAACGCTGGGCGACGCAACGGCCCTCATCGCCTTCAACGCCGGCCCGGATGCGGCGCAGGTCGTCCTTGAGACTGCCGCCCTGCCCACAGGGCCCCTTTCGGCCGCCTGGCCGCCGTCCGCCGATGCACCGCTCTCGGCGTCCTCATCCCCCCTGGCCCTCTCTCTCCCGCCCCGCGGAACGCGCGTATGGACGACGGACTGA
- a CDS encoding cadherin-like domain-containing protein — protein MPARVSNTACLLFSALILGLVLSGCDATAPVGPDADEEDASSLFQKTSDLGARMTGLRKTASLTRAASPEPSSTNGPGRVALASVTRVAPPRDTMRVGALTHAGGTMYIGYKTPGAAFGGGIDRLDASAPTTLLAPSSLGSDMLDVEDVAYDDEETAMYVTGGLRPSAYNGDLRGTPAALLKLDEVEAPRATVAGLAGSVGSGVATAPERDREHDVYAVSDEGTLFRFDAALSTETRRAVSGAALKSVAATSSAVFATGRDGGLYAEQIEGDGAFTEVSGLGNGRVEQLRAGSGSALNGERLFLALGSHGLAVLDAESGDALFRRSGPAYTSVSLHESDPAVPNEPSGFVYAARPDGRLDVYRVDDRGLDAGDVGTGLRLVGTIDLVGLAGVGAPIRSVVGVGCHVYAAGANGGVVALTMGTVQGCGRGGHQLPAAAADRDETTEREATTTTVLENDTDADGALDASTVQVRRTPAHGTVRVDESTGEVTYTPEPGFTGTDEYTYRVTDRDGWTSGEATVTITVEALAPPPPPGG, from the coding sequence ATGCCTGCTCGTGTGTCGAACACGGCGTGTCTGCTCTTCTCTGCACTTATTCTGGGCCTCGTGCTCAGCGGCTGCGACGCGACGGCCCCCGTCGGGCCGGACGCGGACGAGGAGGACGCCTCGTCGCTTTTCCAAAAAACCAGCGACCTGGGAGCGCGGATGACCGGCCTCCGCAAGACCGCCTCGCTGACCCGTGCCGCGTCCCCCGAGCCCTCCTCGACGAACGGGCCGGGGCGCGTTGCGCTCGCGAGTGTGACCCGGGTGGCCCCGCCCCGTGACACGATGCGGGTCGGCGCTCTCACCCACGCGGGCGGCACGATGTACATTGGATACAAGACGCCGGGGGCGGCCTTCGGAGGGGGCATCGACCGCCTCGATGCGAGCGCCCCGACGACGCTCCTCGCCCCGAGCAGTCTCGGCAGCGATATGCTCGACGTGGAGGACGTGGCGTACGACGACGAGGAAACGGCCATGTACGTGACTGGGGGACTGCGTCCCTCCGCGTACAACGGCGACCTTCGGGGCACCCCGGCCGCGCTGCTGAAGCTCGATGAGGTAGAGGCCCCGCGGGCGACCGTGGCGGGACTGGCCGGGTCCGTCGGAAGCGGCGTTGCCACGGCGCCGGAGAGGGACCGCGAGCATGATGTGTACGCCGTGTCGGATGAGGGGACCCTGTTTCGCTTCGATGCTGCCCTGAGCACCGAGACGCGCCGGGCGGTCTCCGGCGCAGCGCTGAAATCGGTGGCCGCTACATCGAGCGCGGTATTCGCGACCGGTCGGGACGGAGGGCTGTACGCGGAACAGATTGAGGGCGACGGGGCCTTCACGGAGGTCTCCGGTCTCGGCAACGGGCGCGTAGAACAACTGCGGGCGGGGAGCGGATCGGCCCTAAACGGGGAGCGCCTGTTTCTGGCACTCGGATCCCATGGGTTGGCCGTCCTCGATGCGGAGAGCGGCGATGCGCTGTTCCGCCGGTCGGGCCCAGCCTACACCAGTGTCTCTCTGCACGAGAGCGACCCGGCGGTGCCGAACGAGCCGTCCGGGTTCGTATACGCCGCCCGCCCGGACGGCCGCCTCGATGTGTATCGGGTGGACGATCGGGGGCTCGACGCGGGCGACGTCGGCACCGGGCTCCGCCTGGTCGGGACCATCGACCTCGTGGGACTGGCAGGGGTAGGGGCCCCGATCCGTTCGGTCGTGGGCGTCGGCTGTCACGTCTACGCCGCCGGTGCCAACGGGGGGGTAGTGGCGCTGACGATGGGCACGGTGCAGGGCTGCGGACGCGGGGGGCACCAGCTGCCCGCGGCGGCCGCCGACCGCGACGAGACGACCGAGCGAGAGGCGACGACCACGACGGTTCTGGAAAACGATACGGACGCGGACGGCGCGCTCGACGCCTCGACGGTGCAGGTTCGGCGCACGCCGGCCCACGGAACGGTGCGCGTCGACGAGTCGACCGGCGAGGTGACCTACACGCCCGAGCCGGGCTTTACCGGGACGGACGAGTACACCTACAGGGTCACCGACCGGGACGGGTGGACCTCTGGGGAGGCCACGGTCACGATTACGGTCGAGGCGCTGGCGCCCCCACCCCCGCCAGGCGGGTGA
- the priA gene encoding replication restart helicase PriA — translation MTVNVVLPLPLDQAYTYRVPEALAGTVQTGARVLVPFRNRRLTGVIAGEGPAAETLSFEVKAVLDVLDDVPVCTNELLELTKWIADYYVCPWGEALKAVLPAGTTVETEHRLARTDAAPDAWMDHEGGRAVLDDLAERGETTLAAVRKRVGPAVPLALVRRMAADGVVEVETALSDERVAPKTETHLRFAPAFQHKDAPDDLVEQLRGKKQRAVIRALAGFRAEGTPEPRRTDVMERADASYSTVRSLVEKGMVELVEKEVMRSPLDDLPAPDPPPNHDLLPAQQDALDAVTSAVGADRYGTFLLHGITGSGKTEVYIRALKAVRERGRTGIILVPEIALTPQTVQRFRAHFGDEIAVLHSQMNMGERYDAWRRLRTGEAAIAIGPRSAVLAPLENLGLIVVDEEHETSYKQFDPAPRYHARDVAVMRAHRTDAVCILGSATPSLESTMNARWGKYERLELPERVPDASGKTAALPDVRVLDLALQRKKHQLDGALADPLREAIRTRVDRGEQTILLQNRRGYAPVLECEDCGWAPECQSCSVSLTLHRNGGGEQLRCHYCGYAARVPHQCPECGGRDIRQIGTGTQRVEAELDDVVPDATILRMDRDTTREKHGHHDLLRRFENGADILLGTQMIAKGLDFSRVTLVGVVDADVGLLFPDFRAEERTFQLLTQVAGRAGRTRELAGEVILQTRNPDHMALRYAQEHDYEGFAEEALAERRELGYPPFGHVATVEFRGPDADRVERLAENWTEQLRQHAGPAGVMGPEPAFIQRVKKQHRYRTLLKVRGGSPAPLQTALRRTRDAHGTPPNGYHVAVDVDTQDVL, via the coding sequence GTGACCGTCAATGTCGTCCTGCCCCTTCCGCTCGATCAGGCCTACACGTACCGCGTGCCGGAGGCCCTAGCCGGGACGGTCCAGACGGGGGCACGGGTGCTGGTGCCGTTTCGCAACCGGCGCCTGACCGGCGTGATCGCGGGCGAGGGGCCGGCGGCCGAGACGCTCAGCTTTGAGGTGAAGGCGGTCCTGGACGTGCTCGACGACGTGCCGGTCTGCACGAACGAACTGTTGGAGCTGACGAAGTGGATCGCCGACTATTACGTCTGTCCCTGGGGGGAGGCGCTGAAGGCCGTCCTCCCGGCCGGCACCACCGTCGAGACGGAGCACCGCCTAGCCCGCACCGACGCCGCGCCGGACGCCTGGATGGACCACGAGGGAGGACGGGCCGTCCTCGACGACCTGGCGGAGCGCGGCGAGACGACCCTCGCGGCGGTCCGCAAGCGGGTGGGTCCCGCCGTGCCGCTCGCCCTTGTCCGCCGCATGGCCGCGGACGGCGTCGTGGAGGTGGAGACGGCCCTGTCCGACGAGCGAGTGGCGCCCAAGACCGAAACGCACCTCCGCTTCGCCCCCGCCTTCCAGCACAAGGACGCCCCGGACGACCTCGTCGAGCAGCTGCGCGGCAAGAAGCAGCGCGCCGTGATCCGGGCGCTGGCGGGCTTCCGGGCCGAGGGCACCCCCGAGCCGCGCCGGACCGACGTGATGGAACGGGCCGACGCGTCGTACTCGACCGTCCGCAGCCTCGTGGAGAAGGGCATGGTGGAACTGGTGGAGAAGGAGGTGATGCGCTCGCCCCTCGACGACCTGCCCGCGCCCGACCCGCCGCCCAACCACGACCTGCTGCCGGCCCAGCAGGATGCTCTCGACGCCGTCACCAGTGCCGTAGGCGCGGACCGCTACGGCACCTTCCTGCTCCACGGCATCACGGGGAGCGGCAAGACCGAGGTCTACATCCGCGCACTCAAGGCCGTCCGGGAGCGGGGGCGTACCGGCATTATCCTCGTACCCGAGATCGCCCTCACGCCGCAGACCGTCCAGCGCTTCCGGGCGCACTTCGGCGACGAGATTGCCGTCCTCCACTCCCAGATGAACATGGGCGAGCGCTACGACGCGTGGCGTCGTCTGCGCACGGGGGAGGCCGCCATCGCCATTGGCCCGCGCTCGGCGGTCCTCGCGCCGCTGGAGAACCTGGGCCTCATCGTGGTGGACGAGGAGCACGAGACCTCCTACAAGCAGTTCGACCCGGCCCCGCGCTACCACGCCCGCGACGTGGCGGTGATGCGCGCCCACCGCACCGACGCGGTGTGCATCCTCGGCTCGGCCACGCCCAGCCTGGAGAGCACCATGAACGCGCGCTGGGGCAAGTACGAGCGGCTCGAGCTGCCCGAGCGGGTGCCCGATGCGTCGGGGAAGACCGCCGCGCTCCCCGACGTCCGCGTCCTTGACCTCGCCCTGCAGCGCAAGAAGCATCAGCTGGACGGCGCCCTGGCCGATCCGCTCCGGGAGGCCATCCGCACGCGCGTGGATCGGGGCGAGCAGACGATCCTCCTCCAAAACCGCCGGGGCTACGCGCCGGTTCTGGAGTGCGAGGACTGCGGCTGGGCCCCCGAGTGCCAGAGCTGTTCGGTGAGCCTTACGCTGCACCGAAACGGTGGGGGGGAGCAGCTCCGGTGCCACTACTGCGGCTACGCCGCCCGCGTCCCGCACCAGTGCCCGGAGTGCGGCGGCCGCGACATCCGCCAGATCGGCACGGGCACCCAGCGCGTGGAGGCGGAGCTCGACGACGTCGTCCCCGACGCGACGATCCTCCGCATGGACCGCGACACCACTCGCGAGAAGCACGGCCATCACGACCTCCTCCGCCGGTTCGAGAACGGGGCCGACATCCTCCTGGGCACACAGATGATCGCAAAGGGGCTCGACTTCAGCCGGGTGACGCTGGTGGGGGTGGTCGACGCGGACGTGGGGCTCCTCTTTCCCGACTTCCGGGCGGAGGAGCGCACGTTTCAGCTCCTCACCCAGGTGGCCGGGCGGGCGGGTCGGACCCGTGAGCTGGCCGGCGAGGTGATTCTCCAGACCCGCAACCCGGACCACATGGCCCTCCGCTACGCGCAGGAGCACGACTACGAGGGCTTCGCGGAGGAGGCCCTGGCCGAGCGCCGCGAGCTGGGCTACCCGCCCTTCGGGCACGTGGCGACCGTCGAGTTTCGGGGGCCGGACGCGGATCGGGTGGAGCGCCTCGCGGAGAACTGGACCGAGCAGCTGCGGCAGCACGCGGGACCGGCCGGGGTGATGGGCCCCGAGCCGGCCTTCATTCAGCGCGTAAAGAAGCAGCACCGCTATCGCACCCTCCTGAAGGTGCGAGGCGGCAGCCCGGCGCCCCTCCAAACAGCCCTGCGCCGGACGCGCGACGCCCACGGCACGCCGCCCAATGGCTACCACGTAGCGGTCGACGTGGACACCCAGGACGTGTTGTAG
- a CDS encoding UpxY family transcription antiterminator produces the protein MTTSPDDNRVWRVFYTRARAEKKCETRLDERRIDVMVPKKTEVRQWSDRTKEVTEPLFRNYLFARVDERDRLRVLRTNGIVRCVHFDGEPARLREETVERLQKAQAVPERLSTADLRPSVGETVTITGGPERLQGLTGEVLQHRGQTYLLVQVQAVRQAVKIEVAADWVQTTSNT, from the coding sequence ATGACCACATCCCCCGACGACAACCGCGTCTGGCGTGTTTTCTACACCCGGGCCCGGGCCGAAAAGAAGTGCGAAACCCGCCTGGACGAGCGGCGCATCGACGTGATGGTGCCGAAGAAGACGGAGGTGCGGCAGTGGTCCGACCGCACGAAAGAGGTCACCGAGCCGCTCTTCCGCAATTACCTCTTTGCCCGGGTCGACGAGCGAGACCGCCTGCGCGTGCTCCGCACGAACGGCATCGTGCGCTGCGTGCACTTTGATGGCGAGCCGGCTCGCCTCCGCGAGGAGACAGTCGAGCGGCTCCAGAAGGCCCAGGCGGTGCCCGAGCGGCTCTCGACGGCGGATCTCCGCCCCTCGGTGGGGGAGACCGTCACGATTACGGGGGGGCCCGAGCGCCTGCAGGGCCTGACGGGGGAGGTATTGCAGCACCGGGGGCAGACCTACCTGCTGGTGCAGGTGCAGGCCGTGCGGCAGGCCGTCAAGATCGAGGTCGCGGCGGACTGGGTCCAGACGACGTCCAACACGTAG
- the hrpB gene encoding ATP-dependent helicase HrpB → MPDLPINDVLPDLTAALRERTEAVLQAPTGAGKTTRVPLALLGEEWLGGDRLLMLEPRRLAARSAAQYMAKQLGEDAGETVGYRVRMDTQVSSRTRIEVVTEGVLTRMLQDDPALEGVGAVLLDEFHERNLQADLGLALTLQAREVFRPDLRVLVMSATLDTGPIAGLVDDAPLIQSEGRSYPVDVHHADQPLSPGDRIAPPVAATVQEVLRDTEGDVLVFLPGAGEIRRTESRLEGDVPGDVTLHPLFGNLPPAEQDAAIAPSPDGERKVVLATDIAETSLTIEGVRVVVDSGLRRAPRFDATTGMTRLETVRVSQASADQRAGRAGRVAPGTCHRLWTRRTQHHLDPHTAPEIENADLAPLALELAMWGTPDPSALRWLDPPPDDTYQQAQDLLRRLGAVDGDGAITDHGREMADLGLHPRLAHMLLNAQALGHGPVACDLAALLSERDIFKGQGEAPDIDLRLRLEALHRLRRGERPTPSHARSYVVPYGAVGHVRKVADHWRAKLGVDRETEGDVEVAGLLTAFAYPDRLAQRREGQSGRFRLRTGRAAKLPRPQLLSDADHLVAAHVDARRQENRIFLAAPLSEDEIVDYFGEQIETETRVAWDATRERVRARRREQLGALTLTEGPVEDPDPTAVAEALVDGIREAGLDLLPWTDHARQLQHRIQFLHHHLGDDWPDVRDAPLLDTLGDWLLPHLYGMRRADDLQQLNLPQILRDQLSYDQRDRLTAWAPTHVTVPSGYDRSIDYSTPEAPVLAVRVQELFGLTETPRIASGRVPLTLHLLSPAQRPVQITQDLEGFWRGTYHDVRKDMRGRYPKHYWPEDPINAPATHTTKARMDADV, encoded by the coding sequence ATGCCGGACCTTCCGATCAACGACGTACTGCCGGACCTGACGGCCGCGCTTCGCGAGCGGACGGAGGCGGTGCTGCAGGCCCCGACGGGGGCGGGCAAGACGACCCGCGTGCCGCTGGCCCTGCTGGGAGAGGAGTGGCTTGGCGGCGATCGTCTCCTCATGCTGGAGCCGCGGCGGCTGGCGGCCCGCTCCGCCGCGCAGTACATGGCGAAGCAGCTCGGCGAGGACGCCGGTGAGACGGTGGGCTACCGGGTGCGCATGGACACACAGGTGAGCAGCCGTACCCGGATCGAGGTCGTCACGGAGGGCGTGCTCACGCGCATGCTGCAGGACGATCCCGCCTTGGAGGGCGTAGGGGCGGTGCTGTTGGACGAGTTCCACGAGCGCAACCTGCAGGCCGACCTCGGGCTCGCCCTCACGCTGCAGGCGCGCGAGGTCTTCCGGCCCGACCTGCGGGTGCTTGTCATGAGCGCCACGCTCGACACCGGGCCCATCGCGGGGCTCGTGGACGATGCCCCCCTCATCCAGAGCGAAGGCCGCAGCTACCCGGTGGACGTGCACCACGCCGATCAACCACTCAGCCCGGGGGATCGCATTGCGCCCCCCGTGGCGGCGACGGTCCAGGAGGTGCTCCGCGACACCGAGGGGGATGTGCTCGTCTTCCTGCCCGGAGCGGGAGAAATTCGGCGCACCGAATCGCGGCTGGAGGGCGATGTGCCTGGCGACGTGACGCTGCATCCCCTCTTTGGCAACCTGCCCCCGGCCGAGCAGGACGCGGCCATCGCGCCGAGCCCGGACGGCGAGCGCAAGGTCGTCCTGGCCACCGACATCGCCGAGACGAGCCTCACCATCGAGGGCGTCCGCGTGGTGGTGGACAGCGGCCTCCGCCGCGCCCCGCGGTTCGACGCCACGACCGGCATGACGCGCTTAGAGACAGTCCGCGTCTCGCAGGCCTCCGCCGACCAGCGTGCGGGCCGGGCCGGACGCGTGGCGCCCGGCACGTGCCACCGGCTCTGGACGAGGCGCACGCAGCACCACCTCGATCCGCACACCGCGCCGGAGATCGAGAACGCCGACCTCGCGCCCCTCGCCCTCGAGCTGGCGATGTGGGGCACGCCCGACCCGTCGGCGCTCCGCTGGCTCGACCCGCCCCCCGACGACACCTACCAGCAGGCACAAGACCTCCTGCGGCGCCTCGGGGCCGTCGATGGCGACGGCGCGATTACCGACCACGGCCGCGAAATGGCCGACCTCGGGCTGCATCCCCGCCTCGCCCACATGCTTCTCAACGCTCAGGCCCTGGGCCACGGGCCCGTGGCGTGCGACCTGGCGGCCCTGCTCAGCGAGCGCGACATCTTTAAGGGACAGGGCGAGGCGCCGGACATAGATCTCCGGTTGCGCCTGGAGGCGCTCCACCGCCTGCGCCGCGGGGAACGGCCCACCCCGAGCCACGCCCGAAGCTACGTGGTCCCCTACGGCGCCGTCGGCCATGTCCGCAAGGTGGCCGACCACTGGCGGGCCAAGCTGGGGGTCGACCGGGAGACGGAGGGCGACGTGGAAGTGGCGGGCCTGCTGACGGCCTTCGCCTACCCGGACCGTCTTGCGCAGCGGCGCGAGGGGCAGAGCGGACGCTTCCGGCTCCGCACCGGCCGCGCCGCCAAGCTGCCACGGCCCCAACTGCTGTCGGACGCCGATCACCTGGTGGCGGCCCACGTGGACGCCCGACGGCAGGAAAACCGCATCTTCCTAGCCGCGCCCCTCTCCGAAGACGAGATCGTCGACTACTTTGGTGAGCAGATCGAGACCGAAACGAGGGTGGCGTGGGACGCGACGCGGGAGCGAGTGCGGGCCCGCCGCCGCGAGCAGCTTGGCGCCCTTACGCTCACGGAGGGACCCGTTGAGGACCCCGATCCCACGGCGGTGGCCGAGGCGCTGGTGGATGGCATTCGGGAGGCAGGTCTGGACCTGCTGCCGTGGACCGACCACGCCCGTCAGCTCCAGCACCGCATTCAGTTTCTGCATCACCATCTGGGAGACGACTGGCCCGACGTGCGCGACGCGCCGCTGCTCGATACGCTGGGGGACTGGCTCCTGCCCCACCTGTACGGCATGAGGCGGGCCGACGACCTCCAGCAGCTCAACCTCCCTCAGATTCTGCGTGACCAGCTCTCCTACGACCAGCGCGACCGCCTGACGGCGTGGGCCCCCACCCACGTTACGGTGCCCAGCGGGTACGACCGGTCCATCGACTACTCTACCCCCGAGGCGCCCGTCCTCGCCGTGCGTGTCCAAGAACTGTTCGGGCTCACCGAGACGCCGCGCATCGCCAGCGGGCGTGTGCCCTTGACGCTTCACCTCTTGTCACCAGCCCAGCGCCCGGTCCAAATCACGCAGGACCTCGAAGGCTTCTGGCGAGGCACCTACCACGACGTGCGGAAAGACATGCGGGGGCGCTACCCAAAGCACTACTGGCCCGAGGACCCGATCAACGCCCCCGCGACCCACACCACGAAGGCGCGGATGGACGCGGACGTGTAG
- a CDS encoding HAD family hydrolase, translating into MALSCDAIIFDLDGVLIDSDAVIKRRWKRWAEDRGIPFEEVEAVNTGRPAIEVIEEVAPHLDPETEIDRLGDEMATDTEGLEAFDGAKALLNRLPQDRWAIATSGRHHTATSRMAHVRLPEPKVLVTADDVDQGKPDPEPYQQAADRLGVGPDRAVVLEDAPAGVESARRAGALVLGVATSTSPSALAEATAVIPHVSALDVRTEEAGLQVDWESREEA; encoded by the coding sequence ATGGCTCTCTCGTGCGATGCCATCATTTTTGATCTCGACGGCGTCCTTATCGACTCCGACGCGGTGATCAAGCGGCGCTGGAAGCGCTGGGCGGAGGATCGAGGCATTCCGTTCGAGGAGGTCGAGGCCGTCAACACGGGGCGTCCGGCGATTGAGGTGATTGAAGAAGTGGCCCCCCACCTCGACCCCGAGACTGAGATCGACCGGCTGGGGGACGAGATGGCCACCGATACGGAGGGACTGGAGGCGTTCGACGGGGCGAAGGCGCTCCTCAACCGTCTGCCCCAAGACCGGTGGGCCATTGCCACCAGTGGGCGCCACCACACGGCCACCTCGCGGATGGCGCACGTCAGGCTTCCGGAGCCGAAGGTGCTTGTGACGGCCGACGACGTGGACCAGGGCAAGCCGGATCCCGAGCCGTATCAGCAGGCCGCCGATCGGCTCGGGGTGGGGCCCGATCGGGCGGTCGTCCTCGAAGATGCCCCGGCGGGTGTAGAATCGGCCCGTCGAGCCGGCGCGTTGGTCCTGGGGGTAGCAACCTCAACCTCCCCCAGTGCCCTTGCGGAGGCCACGGCGGTGATCCCGCACGTCAGTGCGCTTGACGTGCGTACGGAGGAAGCCGGGCTCCAGGTGGATTGGGAGTCCAGGGAGGAGGCGTGA